A DNA window from Anastrepha ludens isolate Willacy chromosome 6, idAnaLude1.1, whole genome shotgun sequence contains the following coding sequences:
- the LOC128868828 gene encoding protein teflon isoform X1 — MGSAVNELSDFSNTELVKCGEIVTSSKLNNFLFRCAQCNEMFSQMAIFTRHLQWEHQGNVLPNSLQKLQVISTYTMEELLSNENSAMDTGNNELSLEDNGLITDEDDDTGIDSDVELENEIKELLTSIATTTSLNGYETEYSENDSGVESRNNTNENPNELYLRVTNNTKKNQVASVDVELEKTWKNLQDNINTKQSETGIRSDETENKSEFDIIKDNSNENHNSCLGYDKNACDSTNDCKHVNYGKLKIKKTKVADDNQSSDCKQRHNLKIFVKNQTKSNLKIEEKATLKSHLKIKDSCINKQFVFKCEDIKSNHYGTALNADIETVKLALKLNDLNDLECTRDHSSGEPHDQRDILPGRDIRNCPIGVSDVAMYDAETYTTLDQCEPYVIAEVDVELAEIKFSEEEISQMKKVMPEMTLATLKESECELGTPTTQYLSSYQKEYLDFNASEMKSVASGEHAIAQAGENETPLDLSFDKSSQLSNIQSEAISELLNSVERSDSIDGLQLPPFSKFFKNTANTLKNTNGFLAQSTPKQKHVNHMPERGSPLRPCGRLNMNENCTSVSTQISSANVTHSNENNDFKNSIQLKLMKRLSLAKEKENKSKKRKTEVDIAKTDTTASNSGKKMGLEILSVDTIAPAEQTLNTENILCNGNASIAEAQTQIKEVNNFEPVFVRQDVNDICKMDTYMSMPHAAADSTSGPPTTSINVIDYTPEDTLNQLKLEAIADENKLLDSLMQNSFNITAPLNVDIQKSLLVEENSLLDESMLSNGFDEEKLNSLLLQSIGLKIITHPNAEDGLKLEHLEAMRAKASMFAKIYADFKYLWKFGKGIKSYEKLELDFSRLMHRLNEYYRLGLSITQTKRIVNLVSMWYMDTYHKWFIEKKSTLNVIYHLNLFSFLPKTARRIIYCEECPRYFLSQRKYFSHRQKHIRMQSSCPYCQTIFTDRTTQLIHTKVCTIFKCVECGCKFENAASLEYHLRNKHLLQCETCGQLCANAVDLDWHEHQYPIICGLCNRFFDSVAELQKHRQDSFHWDYTCRICEIFAPTATQMKQHLSICNGR; from the exons ATGGGAAGTGCAGTAAATGAATTGAGTGATTTTAGCAATACAGAATTGGTGAAATGCGGGGAAATAGTTACGTCTTCAaagctaaataattttttgttcagaTGCGCTCAGTGCAACGAAATGTTTTCTCAAATGGCTATTTTTACACGGCATCTTCAATGGGAACATCAAGGGAACGTATTACCCAACAGTTTACAAAAGCTACAAGTAATAAGCACTTACACCATGGAGGAGCTGCTGAGTAATGAAAATAGCGCTATGGACACCGGCAATAATGAGTTAAGTCTGGAAGATAACGGGTTGATTACGGATGAGGATGATGATACAGGAATAGATAGTGATGTGGAATTAGAAAACGAGATAAAAGAACTACTGACTAGTATTGCTACTACTACCTCGTTAAACGGATATGAAACGGAATATTCTGAAAATGATTCTGGCGTTGAAAGCAGaaataatacaaatgaaaatccAAATGAACTTTATCTGAGAGTTACAAACAATACCAAAAAGAATCAGGTAGCCAGTGTTGATGTAGAGTTAGAGAAAACTTGGAAGAATCTACAAGATAATATAAACACCAAACAATCCGAAACTGGAATAAGAAGTGATGAAACGgaaaataaatctgaatttgatatcaTCAAAGATAACAGCAATGAAAATCATAATTCATGTCTTGGATATGACAAAAATGCATGTGACTCAACGAATGACTGTAAACACGTAAACTatggtaaattaaaaattaagaaaactaaaGTAGCAGATGATAATCAAAGCAGTGACTGTAAGCAACgtcataatttgaaaatttttgttaaaaatcaaacgaaaagtaatctgaaaatagaagaaaaagccACTTTGAAGAGTCACCTTAAAATAAAAGACAGTtgcataaataaacaatttgtattCAAATGCGAGGATATAAAGAGCAACCATTATGGCACTGCGCTGAACGCGGATATAGAAACTGTTAAACTGGCATTGAAGTTGAATGATTTAAACGACTTAGAATGTACTCGAGACCATTCTTCAGGAGAACCACACGACCAGCGGGATATTTTACCAGGTAGAGATATTAGAAATTGCCCAATTGGGGTTAGTGACGTAGCGATGTATGATGCAGAAACTTACACAACACTTGATCAATGTGAGCCTTACGTAATAGCAGAGGTCGACGTTGAGTTggcagaaataaaattttccgaAGAAGAAATCAGTCAGATGAAAAAGGTTATGCCCGAAATGACGCTGGCCACTCTTAAAGAAAGTGAATGCGAGTTAGGAACTCCAACAACACAATATTTGAGTAGTTATCAAAAGGAGTATCTTGACTTTAATGCGTCTGAAATGAAAAGCGTTGCATCAGGCGAACATGCTATTGCACAAGCAGGCGAAAATGAGACTCCCCTTGATCTTAGTTTTGATAAGTCCTCACAGCTAAGTAATATACAATCGGAGGCAATTTCAGAACTCTTAAATAGCGTTGAACGTTCCGACAGCATTGATGGCCTTCAGTTACcaccattttcaaaattttttaaaaacacagcAAATACTTTGAAGAATACTAATGGGTTTTTAGCGCAGTcaacaccaaaacaaaaacatgtaaaTCATATGCCAGAAAGAGGAAGCCCATTACGGCCGTGTGGAAGACTAAATATGAATGAAAACTGTACATCCGTATCTACAcaaatcagttctgcaaatgTTACACActcaaatgaaaataatgacTTCAAAAATTCTATTCAACTCAAACTAATGAAGCGATTATCACTGGCgaaggaaaaggaaaataaatcaaagaaaagGAAAACTGAAGTTGATATTGCCAAAACTGATACCACAGCAAGCAATTCCGGCAAAAAAATGGGATTAGAAATATTGAGCGTTGATACCATTGCGCCAGCAGAACAAACTTTGAATACTGAAAATATACTCTGTAACGGTAATGCATCAATTGCCGAAGcccaaacacaaataaaagaagTCAATAATTTCGAGCCTGTTTTTGTAAGGCAAGATGTAAACGATATATGTAAAATGGATACATATATGAGCATGCCCCACGCTGCCGCCGATAGCACAAGCGGACCACCTACGACGTCTATAAATGTTATTGACTATACGCCAGAAGATACGCTAAATCAGTTGAAATTAGAAGCAATTGCcgatgaaaataaattattagatTCACTAATG caaaatagttttaatattaCGGCTCCATTGAACGTTGATATACAAAAG TCACTGCTGGTCGAGGAAAACAGTTTGTTAGATGAAAGCATGCTCTCTAACGGT ttTGACGAAGAAAAGTTAAACTCTCTGCTGCTTCAGTCGATTGGA TTAAAAATCATTACTCATCCCAACGCGGAAGACGGATTGAAATTGGAACACTTGGAAGCAATGCGTGCAAAGGCAAGtatgtttgcaaaaatataCGCTGACTTTAAGTACCTCTGGAAATTTGGTAAAGGAATTAAAAGCTATGAAAAATTGGAACTGGATTTCAGTAGATTAATGCATCGCTTAAACGAGTACTATAGACTGGGGCTATCGATTACGCAGACGAAGCGCATTGTTAATCTGGTTTCTATGTGGTACATGGACACCTATCACAAGTGGTTTATTGAGAAGAAATCTACATTAAATGTGATCTATCATTTGAATCTCTTCAGCTTCCTGCCAAAGACTGCACGGCGCATTATCTACTGTGAAGAGTGTCCACGATATTTTCTTTCCCAACGTAAATACTTTTCTCATCGACAAAAACATATTCGCATGCAATCCTCTTGCCCCTACTGCCAAACAATCTTTACCGATCGCACAACACAGCTAATACATACCAAAGTGTGCACCATATTCAAATGCGTAGAATGTGGctgtaaatttgaaaatgctgcCAGTTTGGAGTATCATCTGCGCAACAAGCATTTGCTGCAATGCGAGACATGCGGCCAATTGTGCGCTAATGCGGTAGATTTAGACTGGCATGAACATCAGTATCCGATAATTTGTGGCTTATGCAACCGATTCTTCGACTCAGTGGCAGAATTACAAAAACATCGCCAAGATTCGTTTCACTGGGACTACACCTGTCGAATATGTGAAATTTTCGCGCCCACTGCAACTCAAATGAAACAGCACCTGTCCATTTGTAATGGTAGATAA
- the LOC128868829 gene encoding spondin-1, giving the protein MKMQCHLSNKCVLTILLLCIVAFQLAACCTRVPTHLPHGRRSRGDNGYKLIVAEGPNGYVPGETYNVLLLGARTHEKVQHFTHFTITAEAATFGQRAQPASPKRVGRFQLFSDALTKFSDRCVNTVQEAEDLPKTEVQAMWVAPATGAGCVSISAMVYEGPRAWYSDEGQLTQVICERKTNVHTVKKECCACDEAKYSFVFEGIWSNETHPKDYPFAIWLTHFSDVIGASHEANFSFWGENHIATDGFRFLAEFGSPTALETELRARGPRLRTLIKAAGLWYPNVNTNTSSKFRVDRTHPKVSLVSMFGPSPDWVVGISGVDLCTEDCSWKESLDFDLYPWDAGTDSGISYMSPNAETQPRERMYRITTMYPEDPRAPFYNPKSSEMTPLAKLYIRREKIMSRSCDDHFLEALKLDVSDDVEEQDTRPECQLTAYSDWSPCSVTCGKGIRMRTRQYVNPEVAAAVDCSRQLISKEMCAAAVAECDSQTQDDDDEGENMARAIALVTDDGEGVGVCHITSWSEWSECSASCGIGITMRTRTFLNHLGRKRCPHMVTVQKQKCMRPDCKFEEVELPDPMCPTTQWSDWSPCTATCGRGVTIRTRLLLLEDSAVKDNCTKRMELNQQKECKVPQECTINMEMAKEICVEPYDSGPCRGIYKRYAYNREYGRCESFTYGGCRGNRNNFLTESDCINSCGMLRAADSGNPQATVTKVTSEAHQASVYQPVDCVMSEWSNWSECSVSCGTGYSNRSRYVITEPRNGGQPCPKRKVKVRRCTMADC; this is encoded by the exons TTTTGCTGCTCGGCGCTCGTACTCATGAGAAGGTTCAGCATTTTACCCACTTCACTATCACCGCGGAGGCCGCCACTTTTGGCCAACGTGCACAACCTGCTAGCCCAAAGCGTGTTGGACGGTTTCAACTCTTTAGTGACGCACTTACGAAATTCAGTGATCGCTGCGTCAATACCGTTCAGGAAGCAGAAGACTTGCCCAAAACTGAAGTACAGGCTATGTGGGTGGCACCTGCAACGGGTGCAGGTTGCGTTTCAATATCTGCTATGGTTTACGAAGGTCCTCGTGCATGGTACTCGGATGAAGGACAGCTAACACAAGTCATTTGTGAGCGGAAAACCAACGTGCATACGGTGAAAAAGGAGTGTTGTGCTTGTGACGAAGCTAAATATAGC ttcgtttttgagGGCATTTGGTCCAATGAAACACATCCCAAGGATTATCCCTTCGCTATTTGGTTGACACATTTCTCAGATGTGATTGGCGCCTCACACGAGGCGAATTTCTCGTTCTGGGGTGAGAATCATATAGCCACCGACGGGTTTCGCTTCTTAGCTGAATTCGGTTCACCGACTGCTTTGGAAACGGAACTACGTGCTAGAGGTCCACGTTTGAGAACTCTTATAAAAGCTGCTGGTCTATGGTATCCGAATGTGAATACTAATACTTCTTCGAAATTCCGTGTGGACCGCACACATCCAAAGGTCTCGCTGGTATCTATGTTTG GACCTTCGCCCGACTGGGTTGTCGGCATTAGCGGTGTTGATTTGTGCACCGAAGATTGTTCGTGGAAAGAATCATTAGACTTTGATCTCTATCCATGGGATGCGGGCACCGACAGTGGCATCAGCTACATG TCACCCAATGCAGAAACGCAGCCGCGAGAGCGGATGTATCGCATTACCACCATGTACCCCGAGGATCCACGTGCACCATTTTATAACCCAAAAAGCAGCGAAATGACGCCGTTGGCTAAATTATATATTAGGCGAGAGAAAATTATGTCCCGAAGCTGTGATGACCATTTCTTGGAAGCTTTAAAATTGGATGTATCTGACGATGTTGAAGAGCAGGATACAAGGC CCGAATGTCAGTTGACTGCCTACAGCGATTGGAGCCCTTGTTCTGTCACCTGCGGTAAAGGCATTCGTATGCGTACGCGTCAATATGTGAATCCCGAAGTGGCTGCTGCTGTTGATTGTTCACGCCAGTTGATTTCGAAGGAAATGTGTGCAGCTGCTGTAGCTGAATGCGA TAGTCAGACACAGGACGATGACGACGAGGGTGAGAACATGGCACGAGCTATCGCTTTAGTAACGGATGATGGCGAAGGGGTTGGCGTATGTCATATCACAAGTTGGAGCGAGTGGTCCGAATGTTCTGCTAGTTGCGGTATTGGTATTACAATGCGCACGCGTACATTCCTCAATCACCTTGGGCGCAAACGTTGTCCACATATGGTTACAGTTcagaaacaaaaatgtatgcgGCCAGATTGTAAATTCGAAGAGGTGGAATTGCCCGATCCAATGTGTCCAACCACACAGTGGAGTGATTGGAGTCCGTGCACGGCAACATGTGGGCGTGGTGTTACCATACGTACGCGACTTTTGCTGTTAGAGGATAGCGCGGTAAAGGACAACTGTACTAAGCGTATGGAGTTAAATCAACAAAAGGAATGTAAGGTACCACAAGAGTGCACCATTAACATGGAGATGGCTAAGG aaaTTTGTGTGGAGCCTTACGACAGTGGCCCGTGTCGTGGTATATACAAACGTTATGCCTACAATCGGGAATATGGGCGTTGTGAGAGTTTCACCTATGGTGGGTGTCGTGGTAATCGTAACAACTTCCTTACCGAGAGTGACTGCATAAATTCCTGTGGCATGTTAC GAGCTGCAGATTCTGGCAATCCTCAAGCTACGGTCACAAAAGTTACATCGGAAGCACATCAGGCCTCGGTCTACCAACCTGTGGATTGTGTAATGTCAGAGTGGTCCAATTGGTCTGAATGCAGCGTTAGCTGTGGCACAGGCTATTCCAATCGCAGTAGATATGTCATTACGGAGCCCAGGAATGGTGGCCAACCGTGCCCGAAGCGCAAGGTGAAGGTACGCCGTTGCACAATGGCTGATTGCTGA
- the LOC128868811 gene encoding uncharacterized protein LOC128868811, which translates to MEDKTRLRINGTFRWSEQQTRDLLTIVFENVKDLPEQFEKATAQKFYDRIKQNSPILCTTKWDNMRTKMRHLKTSFMAAVKWKSQTSAGLLENGDVISVEEYIKNTCPFYDDLHAIFARRINIQPPAIYQSSEPVLSLENNEEEVLLEIDCETSTSLPESPLVSQSVLISPTFPED; encoded by the exons ATGGAAGAC aaaacaCGATTACGCATTAATGGCACTTTTCGGTGGAGTGAACAGCAAACCAGAGATTTGCTTACGATTGTCTTTGAGAATGTGAAGGATCTTCCGGAACAATTTGAG AAAGCAactgctcaaaaattttacgaTCGCATTAAGCAAAATTCGCCAATTTTATGCACAACCAAATGGGATAATATGCGCACAAAAATGAGACACCTTAAAACCAGTTTTATGGCCGCGGTCAAGTGGAAAAGCCAAACGAGCGCAGGATTGCTTGAGAATGGAGATGTAATCAGTGTAGAAGAATACATCAAAAACACTTGTCCATTTTATGATGACCTACACGCAATTTTTGCACGGCGCATCAATATCCAGCCACCAGCAATCTATCAGTCTTCAGAGCCAGTGTTGTCCTTGGAGAATAATGAAGAGGAAGTGTTATTAGAAATTGATTGCGAAACATCTACGAGTTTGCCTGAAAGTCCATTAGTGAGTCAATCTGTTTTAATTTCTCCAACATTTCCTGAGGATTAA
- the LOC128868828 gene encoding uncharacterized protein LOC128868828 isoform X2 yields MGSAVNELSDFSNTELVKCGEIVTSSKLNNFLFRCAQCNEMFSQMAIFTRHLQWEHQGNVLPNSLQKLQVISTYTMEELLSNENSAMDTGNNELSLEDNGLITDEDDDTGIDSDVELENEIKELLTSIATTTSLNGYETEYSENDSGVESRNNTNENPNELYLRVTNNTKKNQVASVDVELEKTWKNLQDNINTKQSETGIRSDETENKSEFDIIKDNSNENHNSCLGYDKNACDSTNDCKHVNYGKLKIKKTKVADDNQSSDCKQRHNLKIFVKNQTKSNLKIEEKATLKSHLKIKDSCINKQFVFKCEDIKSNHYGTALNADIETVKLALKLNDLNDLECTRDHSSGEPHDQRDILPGRDIRNCPIGVSDVAMYDAETYTTLDQCEPYVIAEVDVELAEIKFSEEEISQMKKVMPEMTLATLKESECELGTPTTQYLSSYQKEYLDFNASEMKSVASGEHAIAQAGENETPLDLSFDKSSQLSNIQSEAISELLNSVERSDSIDGLQLPPFSKFFKNTANTLKNTNGFLAQSTPKQKHVNHMPERGSPLRPCGRLNMNENCTSVSTQISSANVTHSNENNDFKNSIQLKLMKRLSLAKEKENKSKKRKTEVDIAKTDTTASNSGKKMGLEILSVDTIAPAEQTLNTENILCNGNASIAEAQTQIKEVNNFEPVFVRQDVNDICKMDTYMSMPHAAADSTSGPPTTSINVIDYTPEDTLNQLKLEAIADENKLLDSLMQNSFNITAPLNVDIQKSLLVEENSLLDESMLSNGFDEEKLNSLLLQSIGIFSYENSETC; encoded by the exons ATGGGAAGTGCAGTAAATGAATTGAGTGATTTTAGCAATACAGAATTGGTGAAATGCGGGGAAATAGTTACGTCTTCAaagctaaataattttttgttcagaTGCGCTCAGTGCAACGAAATGTTTTCTCAAATGGCTATTTTTACACGGCATCTTCAATGGGAACATCAAGGGAACGTATTACCCAACAGTTTACAAAAGCTACAAGTAATAAGCACTTACACCATGGAGGAGCTGCTGAGTAATGAAAATAGCGCTATGGACACCGGCAATAATGAGTTAAGTCTGGAAGATAACGGGTTGATTACGGATGAGGATGATGATACAGGAATAGATAGTGATGTGGAATTAGAAAACGAGATAAAAGAACTACTGACTAGTATTGCTACTACTACCTCGTTAAACGGATATGAAACGGAATATTCTGAAAATGATTCTGGCGTTGAAAGCAGaaataatacaaatgaaaatccAAATGAACTTTATCTGAGAGTTACAAACAATACCAAAAAGAATCAGGTAGCCAGTGTTGATGTAGAGTTAGAGAAAACTTGGAAGAATCTACAAGATAATATAAACACCAAACAATCCGAAACTGGAATAAGAAGTGATGAAACGgaaaataaatctgaatttgatatcaTCAAAGATAACAGCAATGAAAATCATAATTCATGTCTTGGATATGACAAAAATGCATGTGACTCAACGAATGACTGTAAACACGTAAACTatggtaaattaaaaattaagaaaactaaaGTAGCAGATGATAATCAAAGCAGTGACTGTAAGCAACgtcataatttgaaaatttttgttaaaaatcaaacgaaaagtaatctgaaaatagaagaaaaagccACTTTGAAGAGTCACCTTAAAATAAAAGACAGTtgcataaataaacaatttgtattCAAATGCGAGGATATAAAGAGCAACCATTATGGCACTGCGCTGAACGCGGATATAGAAACTGTTAAACTGGCATTGAAGTTGAATGATTTAAACGACTTAGAATGTACTCGAGACCATTCTTCAGGAGAACCACACGACCAGCGGGATATTTTACCAGGTAGAGATATTAGAAATTGCCCAATTGGGGTTAGTGACGTAGCGATGTATGATGCAGAAACTTACACAACACTTGATCAATGTGAGCCTTACGTAATAGCAGAGGTCGACGTTGAGTTggcagaaataaaattttccgaAGAAGAAATCAGTCAGATGAAAAAGGTTATGCCCGAAATGACGCTGGCCACTCTTAAAGAAAGTGAATGCGAGTTAGGAACTCCAACAACACAATATTTGAGTAGTTATCAAAAGGAGTATCTTGACTTTAATGCGTCTGAAATGAAAAGCGTTGCATCAGGCGAACATGCTATTGCACAAGCAGGCGAAAATGAGACTCCCCTTGATCTTAGTTTTGATAAGTCCTCACAGCTAAGTAATATACAATCGGAGGCAATTTCAGAACTCTTAAATAGCGTTGAACGTTCCGACAGCATTGATGGCCTTCAGTTACcaccattttcaaaattttttaaaaacacagcAAATACTTTGAAGAATACTAATGGGTTTTTAGCGCAGTcaacaccaaaacaaaaacatgtaaaTCATATGCCAGAAAGAGGAAGCCCATTACGGCCGTGTGGAAGACTAAATATGAATGAAAACTGTACATCCGTATCTACAcaaatcagttctgcaaatgTTACACActcaaatgaaaataatgacTTCAAAAATTCTATTCAACTCAAACTAATGAAGCGATTATCACTGGCgaaggaaaaggaaaataaatcaaagaaaagGAAAACTGAAGTTGATATTGCCAAAACTGATACCACAGCAAGCAATTCCGGCAAAAAAATGGGATTAGAAATATTGAGCGTTGATACCATTGCGCCAGCAGAACAAACTTTGAATACTGAAAATATACTCTGTAACGGTAATGCATCAATTGCCGAAGcccaaacacaaataaaagaagTCAATAATTTCGAGCCTGTTTTTGTAAGGCAAGATGTAAACGATATATGTAAAATGGATACATATATGAGCATGCCCCACGCTGCCGCCGATAGCACAAGCGGACCACCTACGACGTCTATAAATGTTATTGACTATACGCCAGAAGATACGCTAAATCAGTTGAAATTAGAAGCAATTGCcgatgaaaataaattattagatTCACTAATG caaaatagttttaatattaCGGCTCCATTGAACGTTGATATACAAAAG TCACTGCTGGTCGAGGAAAACAGTTTGTTAGATGAAAGCATGCTCTCTAACGGT ttTGACGAAGAAAAGTTAAACTCTCTGCTGCTTCAGTCGATTGGA ATTTTTAGCTATGAAAACTCTGAAACATGTtag